The genome window GATGCGGCCGGTATCGAGCGCATCAATGTGTGTACCTATCAATCGGTTTCAGGCACCGGTCGGGAAGCGATCGACGAGCTTGCGATCCAAAGCAAAGCGATAATTGACGGGGAGCCGGTGCGCACTCACGTGTATCCAAGGCAAATCGCGTTTAATGTGTTACCGCACATCGACGATTTTCAAGCCAACGGATATACCAAGGAAGAGATGAAGATGGTTTGGGAGACGCGTAAGATCCTGGAAGACGAAAGTCTCCTGGTGAATCCAACCGCGGTGCGCGTGCCCGTGTATTACGGGCACTCCGAGGCGATTCATTTGGAGACCAAACGGAAGCTGACAGCGCCAGAGGCGCGGGCCGTACTCCGCAGTGCGGCAGGGGTTACCGTGCTGGACGAGCCCGCTCCTGGCGGTTATCCCACCGCCGTGACGGACGCCGCGGGGCGCGATGCGGTCTATGTCGGCAGGATCCGCGAGGATATCTCTCACCCCCGGGGTTTGAATATGTGGGTGGTGTCGGACAACCTGCGTAAGGGGGCCGCACTCAACAGTATCCAGATTGCGGAAATGTTGGTAAAAAGTTACTTATAAACTATAGTTCATGCAAGCTTATAGGTTTTTTCTTACAATTAAATGTGCCTATGTCAATAGCTCGGCGATCTCAAAACGCCTCGAAAGGCTTTATCTAATATAAGGTATCGTACATGGCTCATCGATTGGTTTTTCTCCTACTCCTTTGTATCCCAAGCACGGCGTATACCCTTGGCCTTGGCGATCTGCAAAAACGCTCGCAGCTCAACGAACGGTTTTACGCCACGGTGCCAATCATCAATGCCAAGGCCGAAGAGCTCGATGCGCTCACGGTCAAACTGGCCGACGTGGCGCGATTTAGGCGCGCTGGTTTGGAGCGGCCGGCCTTTCTGTCGCAGCTGCGCTTCGAGGTCGTGGAGACCCGCGATGGCCCGGACTACATCAAGATCACCAGCACGGAACCCATCCGCGAACCGTTTATCAACTTCTTGATTGAGGTCAACTGGTCCAAGGGACGACTGTTTCGCGAATACGCGGCGTTGCTGGACCCGCCTGCGTATAAGGGACGGAGCAGCTTAGCACCCACGAGGCCCGAAACCGCGCGGCGCGAACCGCCTCGCGGCGCCATCGTGAGGGACAAGAGCACCACGCCTCCGTGGCGACCCGAGCAGCGCGCGGCGAGGCTGGCGGCGGAGCGCGCCGGCCTCGGCGCCGGGGGCAGCTACGGTCCGACGGTATCGGGGGACACCTTGTGGGAGATCGCGCTGTCGGTCCGCACCGACCCGAGCCTGTCGGTGCAACAGATCATGTCCGCGTTGTTGCACGCCAACCCTAACGCCTTTTTCTTGGACAACAACATCAATGCGTTGAAGCGCGGCGCCGTGCTACGGCTTCCCGCGCGCGGGGACAGCGCGCGGATGTCTCAGCGCGAAGCGATGCAGCTTGTGAGCAGACACTCGGCATTGTGGGAGCAATACCGGCAGAGAGTCGCGGCCACCGCACAGCCGCAACCCGCGGGCGAAGTGTCGTCTTCGGGCGCGGCCGGGACACCGGCCGTAGCCGCAGGTCCCGCCGAGGATGAAGCTCAGCTCAAGCTATTAGCCGCGACGGGCGGCGCGGCGCCGCAATCGCTCGCGCCTGGGAATGTCGTTCAGGGCCTCTCCATTGCGCAGGAAACAGTGGCCTCGCAAAAGCAAGAAATAGTCGAGCTTAACAGTAAACTCACGGAGGCGGATGAGATCATCAAGCTGCTGCGCAAGCAGATCGAGATTAAAGACGCCGATCTCGCCGCACTACAGGCTAAGGCCGCTGGCGCAGCCGTCGCACCGGAGACAGCTACGCCGTCTGATCGCGCCACCCCCGAGACCGCGGCGGCGCCGCCTGTAAGCGCCGGTGCCAGTCCCGAGACCTCGGTTGGGGAATCGGGGACGACGCCGAAGGTTACCGAGCCATCCCCGAGCGCGACACCCGACGCCACCGCTCCGTCACAACCACCATCTCAGGAGACTCCCGTGGCTGAACCTGGACCGGCCCTAGGCGCCGAATCCAGCGCGTTACCGGAATCGTCATTGCCTCCCCCAATTCCCAGGGAAACGACCGAACCCGAAAGCGAGGTCGCGGCGCCGTTACCCCCGCCGACGCCGGACGCCCCAGCGCCGCCCGATGGCGGAGGGCTGACGGATATCCTTCCGGAAGGAAACCTTGGGCTCATCGGCGGCGTCGCGGCACTGGTGGTCATCGTTGTCGGCGCGGCGATGGCGTTTAAGAAGCGCGGAGCGTCCGACGGTCAGCCCGTGGCCGAGGATTTCGAGCCGGTGGGGGTCCGGCCCGCAAGCCCGGAGGACAGCGGAACGTTTAGAATGCGGCAAGCCCCAGCGGGCGCGTTCACCCAGGACGGTCAGTCCGCTGCCTCGCCCGCCTCGGACGTAATCGCGGAGAATATCGAGGACCCGCTGTCGGACCTCGACGTTTACTTAACCTACGAGCGATTTGAAGAAGCTGAGCGTTTGGTCAACCAGGCCATCGCCGCGGATCCCAATCAACCTGCCTACAAACTCAAACTGCTCGAGGTATATCACGCCTCGGGAAAAAAGGCGGCGTTTGCAAAAAGCGCCAAGGAATTGCGTGACGCCACGGGTGGCCAAGGCAGACTTTGGGAACGCGCCACGGCGATGTGGCAGGCGCTCTCACCCAACCAACCGCTGCTTGCCGACGAGCCGGCAGCGGCGAGTGTGGATGTGGAAGAAAGTGAATTCATGGATATCGGCGTGACGGAGCAGCCGCGCAGAGGGCCCGGAGACACAGTCGCGAGTGCAAGCACTACGACCGCCGAGCCGAGCGTTAGGACCGATTTCGATCTCGGGATCACCAAGTGGTTGGATGCGGCGCCCACCGGGACCGGCGTCGATGGGTCGGCAGGCGCGGCGGAATCCAATACAGAGATAATCGATGTGACATCACCGTCCGCGCAGGATACCGAGGCGCCTGAATTCATCGATATCACGGCGCCTGAAGTAGGGGCCAAGTCGCCCGGAGACACCACGGTACGGGTTGCTAAACTCGCTGGCGATTTTTCTGACGAAATGACCCGGCCGATGAGCCCCGTGGTCGTGGACATTACCGGAGAAACCGGACCGGAAGCGACGCACGAACTGCCTGGCGAGCGCACGCTTTCCTCCTGGCTGAAGGATCCGCCTGCAAAGATAGACGCGCCCAGACGCTCGCCGATGGACGATACGCTTGCGAACTTTGATACGCGTACCGCCGCGGTTGACGGCGATGACGGCATCGAATTTGACTTGTCTGATTTCCCGTTCGAGAAAATCGAAGAGGACAAACCGGTGATCTCCGGGGAAACGAACGTGACCCTGGACGCCGAGCCCTCAGCACCGCCCGGGAAGGACGCCGATCCTTTGGATATCATGGATCTGAGCGCCGAATTCGGTTTGTCGCCCGAAGATACCAGCGATCTGTACAAGGCGATAAACAAGGCCGAGGCTGAGCAGAGCGGCACAGAGGATGAGGCCGACACGACGGCGGACGTCGATGTCAAGCTGAACCTGGCCAAGGCCTATATCGAGCTCGGTGACGCGGAAGGCGCGCGGTCGATCTTGGAGGAGGTGGTGCAGCACGGCGCCGAGGAACAACGTCAGGAGGCCACGCAACTCCTCCAGCAGGTAGGCTAGCGGCTGGAGCGTAGGGCGGGGCCTGCACGGGCGTTGCGGGCGCGCATCTCAAGGTCTTCAGGTGGCGGCCTGTGAGGATTGCCCTCGGTGTCGAATACGATGGAAGTCGGTTTTGTGGTTGGCAGATCCAGCCGCGCGCACGGACCGTGCAGGCCTGTATCGAGGAGGCGTTGTCGCGGGTCGCCGATCAACCCTTGCGGGTGCATTGCGCCGGGCGGACCGATGCCGGGGTGCACGCGCTCGGACAGGTCGTTCATATCGAAACCGATGCCCGCCGTGAGGCGCGCTCCTGGGTGTTCGGCGCCAATAGCAACCTTCCGCCTGACGTGTGTGTGCTGTGGGCTCGAGAGGCGCGTGCCGATTTCCATGCACGCTTCTCCGCGATCGCGCGGCGCTATCGTTATTTGATCTTGAACCGCCCCGGGCGCTCCGGGTTATGGGCGTCGAAAATAACCTGGGAACGCCGGCCGCTCGACGCCGAGCGGATGAGCGAGGCGGCGCTGTGCTTGCGCGGTGAGCACGATTTCTCGGCCTTCCGATCGCCGGAGTGCCAGGCCAAGACCCCGGTGCGAACGGTGCACTGTATCGAGGTCCGGCGCAGCGGCCCGATCGTGGCGATCGAAATCGAGGCCAATGCCTTCTTGCATCACATGGTTCGCAACATCGCCGGGGTGCTGCTGACCATCGGTCGCGGCGACGCCGCGAGCGGATGGGCCCGCGAAGTGCTGGCAGGCCGCGATCGCAGCCTCGGTGGCGTGACGGCCACGCCCGAGGGGTTGTACCTCATGGCGGTGCGTTATCCGGAGACCGACGGCATTTCGCCTCCGGTCCCGATGATGCTGCCGTTTTAGCGCTCCCGCGCAGGCCGAAGACGGTGACGAGGACGCAGAAAATTCCTACGGCACGGGTTAGGATCAAGATCTGCGGGATCACGCGCGGGTGCGACGCCTGGGCCGCGACCGAGCACGGGGCGG of Pseudomonadota bacterium contains these proteins:
- a CDS encoding aspartate-semialdehyde dehydrogenase: MSREFNVAVVGATGAVGEAMFSILAERRFPVKNIYALASRRSAGNTVRFNGESLVVLDLDAFDFSGVEIGLFSPGASVSEIFAPKAAAAGCVVIDNTSRFRYETDVPLVVPEVNPHAVSGFTNRGIIANPNCSTIQMVVALKPIYDAAGIERINVCTYQSVSGTGREAIDELAIQSKAIIDGEPVRTHVYPRQIAFNVLPHIDDFQANGYTKEEMKMVWETRKILEDESLLVNPTAVRVPVYYGHSEAIHLETKRKLTAPEARAVLRSAAGVTVLDEPAPGGYPTAVTDAAGRDAVYVGRIREDISHPRGLNMWVVSDNLRKGAALNSIQIAEMLVKSYL
- the truA gene encoding tRNA pseudouridine(38-40) synthase TruA gives rise to the protein MRIALGVEYDGSRFCGWQIQPRARTVQACIEEALSRVADQPLRVHCAGRTDAGVHALGQVVHIETDARREARSWVFGANSNLPPDVCVLWAREARADFHARFSAIARRYRYLILNRPGRSGLWASKITWERRPLDAERMSEAALCLRGEHDFSAFRSPECQAKTPVRTVHCIEVRRSGPIVAIEIEANAFLHHMVRNIAGVLLTIGRGDAASGWAREVLAGRDRSLGGVTATPEGLYLMAVRYPETDGISPPVPMMLPF